Part of the Micropterus dolomieu isolate WLL.071019.BEF.003 ecotype Adirondacks linkage group LG22, ASM2129224v1, whole genome shotgun sequence genome is shown below.
ccgcagccacttgcggagctcctcaactctgaaaatattcaagcacatttttgttccgccatcacttctcgtaaaactgtcaatatttgaaatctacacagctgatttcacctcaaaacttctcagaagtggatttagtgatgaaatttaatacgaaaactgtaaaatataaaacactcaACAACTGTTGCTGGCCTGTCTGGTGcaagcaatgatgatgcagtgaacagtgacgattctctctgaccaatcagcagtctgtcgtgttttcacgttacattttagtatccctcagctcgcttggaacctcgaaggaggtgaggtgatacaaaaaaaaagtacctggaagcaggcacaacatttctacaatggaaaacaaaggctcagactagcttggtttgaagGCGTGCCTGAttccgctagccgcttggcaagctttatgacgcgttttcattgtgacgtcacaagtacaggaagtgaagggctggactacaaacgcgctgttttcaagcggttcagagcagagctttctgtgggagatgggaactccctatgggctggactttgggctttttcactttgcaaacctgttatatgcacaaaaaagatatataactcaatacaGGAGAgcggaaaagccaaaaagcataataccacctctttaagaaatCAATCGTGGTCTCGTGAAGAAAGCTGTTGACACACATTTATCTGAATTCCACACCTGGCTTGACATAGCTGCTGAGCCTTGTTTGGCCTTTGTGAAACGGATAAAGCCAGGATGCACTGGCCACGCTAGGTCAAGCCTAGCTTTTTCTCTTATCCTGGAtttctaaattctgcttttgtgaaacagccctctggACTCCTACGTTCGCATCGCGGGTTGGAGAGACCAAGACGCCATGCAAGGAATCAAGGTTGAAGCTTACAAACTGAGAGATGCCTTGTGTCTCAGGTGGAAGAAACTTAAGGAAAAGATGCAAATGAGGGAgacgtggatgcaattaagagactggAGAAGCACGCATTAGGCTATCTGCTTACATTGAAGGACTAGAGCAAGGAATTTGCAAGAAACCACAGGTATAGGCCAGTGTCATTTAACTTACACACGGGAAtacaagagacaaaaaaacaacaagtacATGTAGTGTAGTGGCCCAAGCAATACAGGATCACAGCCAGCAATGGTAATACAGTACGCAAATCTACCATGTTTTGTTGAGTGCACAGGTTAAGTTCTTTTTACAGTTAGCCACACCCCAAACAATTAATTAGTGTTGTGTCTTTAAAGTTtcattcatttgacctaatcttgtaaatgactcaggaggaacaaGTAGTCTGAGggagtaatttgttcattttcacgcatgcatgaatagtcttggactcttataTTCACTCatcacactgctgctgcatgggctccgtcagcacaggaaacggTATTGATTAGATCACGACTCAACAGTGGGACTGTGTTTGAGTCATTCATTTGTCACGCTATAGTTAACACAGCGGTACCTGttgtcctgctagtgtttacagctaacagctgatgagagttgttctgggtccgctccacttcagtgcCCTGGCagttctaccgggagctgatACATTGTgtgtccagacctgccaaactgctgcgtttatattatgtgtttatttctataataatttcttattattaacttggttgaattttaacaagtgtgttttattcatctagtgtgtcaagcttattacttcaatatattccccgcaaatctgatgttaatatatagattttactcatggatagggacgttaggctactgtatgaatgagcactttagagatatgatagtaattataattatatggctggtctggttgtatacccAGGAAAGCTTGagaaaatggacggatttagccggagtagtggcgattgaatattgacaacatatttctgtggtttttacatggtttgaatttggttgtggtgccatggggctttatagaacaaTGATaaagaaagatcaagaggtgaatttgtgcattatactttgtcaattaaagcaagtCAGGCAGCCTTCATGTTTGAGAACtccgctgtttttttttaaaaaatcacccacttgagggctgcagcgccgcaatgaccagcctagttcaaatgaatgaaatgacaaaaaaaaaaagagtgacttttccccaTCACTACAattcatgttttaaaataacagtTTGAGTTATTGCTTTTAGCCATACACAGTTTAAGTGAAgtgcacacattttcacattgtagGGTTAagcaaacattttctgttatatTAATCATTATTTCTTGCGTTACCATGTTGGAGAGAGGACTGTCCTGGTGGAACAAAGGCGTGGCCTTCTTTTATGGAATTTTATTGGTGGTTGACAAACAGCACTGATATGAGAAATGCATGGCCAAGGGTGGAGGACCATTTTATCCTGTGGCCGGCCAATCAAGCCCTACCATATGCTGCCAGGTTGGAGGGGGAATTTGGGTTTACTTTGTAGTAGTTGgcatccattttgttttccccctTGTGTAAATTGGTTTGGCCAAGCCACTATATGTTCCCTTGTGTTTCATTCAGTTAGGTCAGTTAGATCAGTTTGTGCAGTTCATATTCTGTTTAGTTTTGTTAATGCTGTTTTGGGTATGGTTATATTTTGTTGACCTCTTTTATGGAGGtagatgtttttgtttggtaTTTTGGGGTATTTTTATCCCATCCCTGAGAGAATAAAGTTCTTATACTGTATCCATTGTACCAAGTATGGAGGTATGTTAGGCTATAGTTGTTTGCATGATTTGTAAGTAAATAGCCATTGTAGATTTCACATTCTcacataataaacacacaatccCATTAGCAGGCAATTAAAACCCAGACAAgcattaaactaaaaaaaacacacacaaggctCTACACCAACATGCATTTTGCAGGAAACGTTTAGCTAAATTTTCTCACCTCCAGCATTTTGCTGCAACAAACCTGTAGTACAAGATAAATGAAGTTAGTATCAGAATGTAGCTctgaaaatactgtattacaaaTGTTCTTATCTCTTATTCTCCTCTATAACCCATTATCACATCTTCCATTTGTGCTACCAACTGGCAAACAACAGCCTATGGGTAGTGCACTCCCTGTTAAACATTTCAACTTATTACAGCTAAATGACATTTCAGGAATAAAGGAATTTGTACAAGTTACTTTTTGCCAAGTCTGGGGATGTAGATTATGACAAAAAACCCCCACACTTATtcaaaatatttctgaataaaattcTTGACATATAACAAATGTGAGACATCGTTACACTTTTAATTTATCATTCTTGAAACAACTTCAACTTTACTCAGTTACggatttttaatccattacaCCTCATCACTGCCAGCACTCATTATTAATAGGGCCTATATCTTTCCTGCTAATTATcattacacctctgttaataagctactgtgtaatactgtagatatccacgtttattactatattcttatatttgtatactttattatattGTCTACTAACTAACTTCAACTTTATTTCTATTCCGTTTATGCCTTGCGAGTATCTGCAACAAACAAGTCACCCTCGTAGATCAATACAGTATTCCGATTCTGAAAATGGATAGAGTAGTGgttaagacacatacctttaaTGTGAGGGACGTgagttcgattcccactgtgtaatacatgtgtccctgagtaagacatttaacctctagttgctccaaaAGTGCGCCCTCTGACACAGCAATtgtgatttgcttttgagaaaagcgtcagctaaatgagtgaTTACTtattaaacaacacacagatgtgttttattaaacagattttattgCAATCCccatctgctgtctctgacaatctgaaagcatttgtttgtttgttgcatgGTGATTTCTCCGAAATCGTGTTGGTTATGTATTGATAAGACGTTTAGAATCGTAAACGCTGGTCAGTCAAAACCCCTACCAAGATGTGTCGATATCAAAAGTGACCAGTAGATGTCACCGTGGAGACGGGTGTCGAAGGGTTTCAAAGTCTCGACACAATTCCGGTACAATTGCTTCAAACGTTTCAATGTTTCATAAAGCCTCGCCTAGCCCATCACTACAAGTTATGGCAAGGCATATTATCATAATTAAAAGTTAACATCTGAAAACATAATCTTACTCATAAATTTGCTGTACTACACAACCAATTTCTTGAATATATGCATCAAACAGAAGGAATATAAAAACCTTCGGCAGGCCAGTCGGCACACAAATGCAACGCATGAACAACTCCCATTGCTTCAGTCACCAAGGGAAAAATGCTACCTGTACCACATGTGAGGTTTAATAAAGCCCTTCATGCTGGTGACACAGCTGTTGCTGATCAGCTCTAATTTGCTTTCACCTTAAAGGAGTTAGTAGGCCCATAACCATTAAATAAGAATAGGCCTTTCTTATGCTGCGATCCAGAAGTTGAAATATACTACTTCTTACCTCAATGTGTACCAAGTGCATGGTGCAAcgaaaaacatggctgaccttGACAAACTCAAAAACAATTCACCAATTCACAAACCTTggctttaacttttttttatataaagacaATTTACatgggtgtttttttgttttgttttttttgcatcatCCCGCCTACAATGCTCAGTGGTGCGGCCCCGCTGGATTGGATGTAGATTGGCGGTGAATTATGGGAACACCAAATTTGACATAGCACCTCCCATCGCTATACCCATGAACTGATTGTGACTGATGCGTACTCGTGAAGTGCTTCGTATTTGGGGTGAAACAACCAACAGGTCAATTGTTTTATGAAGTCTATGGACTCGACCCCAACACGTGAACTGTAGATTCGTTAACGTTATCTGTGTAGAGAACAGTAACGTTAATTTGAAAATACCCTCATCTACCACATGTATCTTTAATTATGTTTTCAATTAGCGTTAACGTTACTTCGATCTAACTGTATGTTACACGCCGCCTTTTGCGCTAAAACGTTAACGTTCGCTGAGGTAactttttagcaaacattaacTTTGAATATGTAAAATAGCATTTTTTCTAGCTAACATTATTACCTTACTGTAAGCCAAGCTAACTAGCTTCAggttaacttttttttaatgttaaaaaacgTAATGTTAACGTTAGTCATCTGCAGACATTCACGTTAGTTAGTGTGTTCGCCAGCAGAATAAATAGTTAATGAattgttctgtatttttttagtgtgggtaacgttagctagctaacatcagctaAAGTTACCATTCTGCAAACATGCTGACTGCTGTGCGGTGTGTACTGTCTAAGCTGGTTTCTCCATTGTGGAGGACAGTAGTGGCGGATGTAGAAGACGTTTTCGCAGGTACAACAGGTAACGTTAACATTAAATGCAACATTTCCACAACGTATAGCTAAATAAAGTTCACTTGGTTAGCATAATCGTTCTGTAACGCACCAGCAGGTGTGATGTCATGTTGTATTTAGTCCACATTTCTTTTTATGGTTAGGCATGGAGGACATTCGCCACCTGCGGGGCAGTGTGGTAAGCCAGCTGTGCCTTGACTATGGCATGATTGACGATGCGATCTACTTCACAAGTGCAGAGGTGTTGGGGGGGGTGCCACTGAAAGAAGGGGACCTGGTGAATTGCATAGCAGTACGAGATAGTGCCCAAGGGGGATGGAAAGCTGTGAGGGTGAGAATCCTGTGCTGTGCTCCTACGTACTTTTTCAAATAACATATTGTACCATATCGCATTTTTTTAGGTTTGGTGAAATAGGACATAATATTTCATACATGTGCTTTTTATCAAATGTCAGAATCCAATCAACCTCAATAAGAGCTAGTGTAGATTGAGAGGTGACGGAAGCCTATATGTGAATTTAACCTATACAcgttttttgttctttctaGTTACAGTGTTTAAGTCAGGAAACTATGAGAATTGTCAGAAATGCAACATTTAATCCTGTCATTTAGGTGGAGAAGAGTGCAGATGCTTGGGAGGATGGAGGAAGAACCTCCCTAGAAGCTGACAGTGTGCAGCTGCGGCCTCTCATTGGCACAGTCACATCACTTAATGGAGATGGCGGCTACATAAACCAGACCACATACTTCCCACGCTGCAGTCTTTGGGAAGGTACTGATACTCACTGTACTTTACACACTAAAAGGGGGAGCCTCTTGAACCCATGATGCTTTGCATATACTTACTCTATTGTCTACACCCACACTGGTATTTCAGTTCCAGGGCTGTCCAGCATTTTGGACTGATTTAACAGCTACATATGTTTTTACAGTTGATGTTAGCCCTCAAATTGTGAGTAGATTAGAAAAACTCACAGCCACACCAAAATTTACTAGCATTTGGCTGAAGACTGATGTTAACTTTCCTGACGTCGATACACTTTGTGTATTATCGCTCCTTTTTGTTAGGTTATGAGCCAATGAAAGGAGACTGGGTCCAAGCAAAATATTATATCAATCCTACCCAGTGGACCACCCAGGCTCATTCTGTGGCCCCTTTACGCTATTGCCGCCTAGACCAGGTAATTGCATCATTGAAAGTTTTTGGCTATGCATACTCATTACAATTTAGTCCTTTTTAAAGTGTGTTCAGTTGCATTTATAATAGGCATCACACTTAATTCTGATAAAGTGGTAATGCTTAAAAGCTCATTTATGTCTGTCTAATCCAATAGAGGAATATTAACCTTTTGGTTACAAATCTAACGACTACTTTTAtttccctcccctcctctgaATGGTCTGCTATCTCCAGGTGCGGGTGACCAGCATGTATGGTAACAATGGAGTGGTGGAGGACAGTGTGTTCTTCAGTCTAGACTCCCTGCTGCTGCCTTCCCACTACCAGCCTCTGCCAGGGGACATGGTCAACCTGGTAATGGTGGAGAGCAGTCAGTCCCTCTACTGTTGGAGGGCCCTGTGCATGGCACCCTGCCTTCAGAGGTATTAGATGTGTTTAAGTTTACATGTATAGGGCTAGGGGTTATttccattattgattaatctgttaatttagtagtatttaatttttttactcCGACCTATTATTTCAGCTCTATATCTTTATCATCAGAAGCAGGACTGGGAATTAAAAATGGCCCTGGACTGTTTGACTATGACCCACCAAACCCCCCACCCAAGCCACACTTAATGAACAGTATTTATAACAGTAACGtttgtaatattatttgtgCATtggggtcactttcaggccgtggcCTCTTCACACTGGAGTCTAATATGGGCCAcatctaaaaataaatgaacagtcAATCAGAAAGATCTGGGCAGCAAATCAGCATTGAGCAGTAAGGGCTACAATGTGAACGTAGCCTAATTTGTAAATACTAAGTACTGACTATTTTTTAATCTCCCAGCCCATCTAGGCTGTGGTTTGGTTCACAAAAGGGACATTGACAAGCACATTTgatttatgaaaagttgaatatgGTTCAAGAAAAGGCAACCGATGTAGCTAAATAGTAGGGCTGGACATGAATATTCGACCGTTGGGTACacatttgattttcaattttgagattcAATTATTGTGGGTTTTTTCCCGTGCGCCTGACCTCCCGCTGACAGCAGTGAACATaacgctccagttcacatcaaagggaaaacaaaatgaagtcctcagctgtgtgggagcactttaatcTGAGTCATGACAGCAGTAGTGTGGCAGTTATGccgtttattaattttacaattgcttaattttattacagatcaaatttcctacattttaaaattgatcAGTAGATAAActgtaggctggaaacaaacaacaacataatgaacacatcTAAATAATTATATGAGgccgattgtagaagaagagcatttagTCGCTATAATCAAAGTGATATTTGCATAATAACGTGTCAGATTTAGTTCTGCTACCGGAAATACCACTCATCCTGTCTGCCCCACCCCCCGGCTAAACTATTctcggattctgctctggacctgctcagaTCAGACTctcactctggactctcagctacgGTTCCCCCTGCTTtgtacagcagccaccaacctgGTTCGGCACTCATCTGTTTTCACTCTTGCTCTTCACCTGCTAAATATTCGATCTTTTtaccctgcaataaatattccTGTTTTATCTAAGTCCTCCCTTTCTTGTCCTGCACTTTGGTCTGCTAGCCTTGCCAtaacaaagctaaaaacaaagatttggtAATAATCACTTAGTTAGCCTTgctatgagaataaataaacggAGCGCtcgctctctttttctctctctctctctgtctcacacgcACAGACAGATGCACCCATGTCCGCCGTTATCTCTCCCCCATCCGATCCTCCCTCACTTAGCAGAACTTCTTGGGCATTtatccttcttctgctgttctgtTCTATCTATGAAATACATAGCTGTAGCTCTTGAAATGACAGCCTGCTTATCAACACACGTTTAAACAATCACCATAACGGGTGGGGGACGAAGCTTCGATTATTCGCTCTTAATTACAATCAAAGCGtcgaagctcaaaaaatgacattcggGCCAGCCTTACTAAATAGCAGGCTAGCCAAACTCAAACCTTGCATATCTTATCCATATTGTCTTCCGCTTCAGCTGCAATATTGTGATCACGAGTTGATCTGGTATCACTGGGATCACTGTTACTGCTCTGtctctgctctctcctctctgatACCAGCGCTTTTGGGCTCACTGGGATACAAATTTTCACATTTGGCAGCATCTGCATGAGGTGGGGCTTACAGATGTGATTTGGTGCAGTCCGctgtcaattaaaaaaaaaaaaacctatggGCTGGtcggacaaaaaacaaaacactgttgtGTCAGCCCAAAAGGCATGCCAGCCCACCAGGAAAGCGCTTGGTCTGCCAGATGGCCAGTCCAGCCATGATCAGAAGTGCAGTATTTTCCatatttgtttgaattttgatGTAGATGATACAGATCACTAATTGAAAGGCttttttgttcttgttgcaGTATGAATCTTTCTGCCACAGCTCTCCCAGAAGCCAAACTCCagaacattttggaaaacaaagGGGGCCTGGATATAACAGACTACGGCCAGTTTGGAGATCTGATGATAGGGGAGAAACGAGAGCTGGTGATCTGGATTCAGTGAGTGACcagtgaagaaagaaaatattcacattacgagtatacaaataaattaaagcacTAGTCACAAACAATTATTATGATTAGCATTGGTCATTGTCTAGGATCAGTTTTTTCATCTTCGGAACCTTTATTAAAACTCTTGGCACCATATGTCTTGGTATAGATCTCTCAGATATGAGAGAAAATTTGAGGACTATGGAATGCCTGTTAAAAGGGGAATTACTATTTCAATGAGTAGCATACTAAATtgtactgttttcttctttctcttaaaacagaaacaaaagttCTGAGACCCACAGGCTGACGTGCTGTGACTTTTCTGGCTGGGACTCCAAAGAACAATTCACCCTGGTATCTGTCAAAGGATCTACATCACTAAGACAGAAACGACAGTCTTTGCAAGAAAACTGCTCAGAGTCTGAAAACGGCTCAGAGTCTTCAGAAAAACAAGTCAGTGATGTGAAAGAGGTGGACAAAGAAAATGGTGAGGTGCTTAATGAAACTGTTCATTTCCCTGGTgtaaggagagaggaaagagaggtgGATATTCCACCAGGAGAGAGGCTGTCTGTTGCAGTAGCCTGTCAAGCAaagtaagttttttttgttttgtttattttttatatattttttttaagtcttgTATTGGCACTAGTATAAATAACAAGCTGCTGGAGGAGTAATGGATCAAAATGGGGAGTTTTGGGCTTCACCTTTGTCAGGGCTTGCTATATAAAATAAGCTCTATTTATTGAAGTGTCAAGTGCCTCTGTGTATCTGTTGTTAGTATGTACAACTAAATTCCATGTGGGAATTTGCTCAGGAGCCTTGGAAGCTGTGCTgagctgctgttgctgcacTTCTCCTCTTTTACCATTGGGCGGCGCCTGGAGGTCACAGTTGGCAGTGAAGAGGAGAACTTGCTGCAGCCGTCTGGGCCCTATAGTCCCAGTGATGCACGCCTGGTTTCAACAATGCCTGCTCATGTGATCACTGTCTCTGCTCCAAAAGACGCACCAAGGTATCAAAACAACGTATTCCATTATTGCCTGAGGGAGAGCATCAAGCTTGAAATTAAATGGCGACCTATCTTACAGCTACTTTGATACTTGGCGGTTACTCTGTGTGATTAGTTTTGCCAAtttaaagaatatattttaatatagaatCTTAATAATGGATAGTACTACTTTTTTGAATGGAACATCATATTGCAGTATCCCCAAAAATTAAATAGTTATGTAAtaattcacatttgttttacatgttcTATGTTCTAGATGTAACCAATGTAACTACTATTCTTTGTTGCTGATATAATATCATAGGCATTTTTTAATACATAGTTTCGTTGACTTTTGTGTTTGCTGTAAAACCAAGACCgatgtttgtttagttttttttttacaaaatgaatTATTTGTATTGCCTCTTAATTGAGATACATTTTCCCATCTGTAGACTTATTAAGCGGCGGCTGCCATGCTTCCTACCTAACTACCCTGTGCCCCAGGCTCTTAGAGACTGTGTGGAGGCACAGAGCGATGTGCTGGTAGTTCAGCCCTGCCTAGGAGAGGTGAGCATGCCCACGATGAAGCTTAGCTTGTCATGTAGAAATAAAAGTTGTGGTTAAGATTTTAGATTAGGGGaatctgcaaaataaatgtgttgattAATGGTGCAGTAAGGAATATGCTAGGGATGTCACAACACGGGAAATTTACAGGGATGCAAACTTCTTTTCTGCAAAATTTGCCATTTTGAATCCAAAATGGGCCATTTATCTGTTAAAAAGTTAAGATGAGTGAAGTGAAGATTGAAATAGCTCCTATTGCACTTTTAAGACGGTCCCTAACTCTGTCTAAAGCAACATTTTGAGATGATCAGAACTGTGAAACATCTGCCTACATAACCTCTTCAATATATCCCAAAACTGGGAGAGATTGAGGCTTTGACGCGGAGTTATTGAAGGTAACAGCCGTGAAAACAGACAAATGTTACATATTAAACTTTACCCTGGTTTCCATACACGACGGCGGAGCTGTCTCTGCAGCGTCACTATTCTCCATCATTCACGTGTTGGATCTCTAGTACTAACGGTACCTAGAAAAACAAGCACTTTCATGTTATCGACTTGGTACCGAAGTTTCTGTGTTCGTGACATTCTTAGTCTACCGATAGATATTCACTTTATGAATATATGTTTTCCGAATCAGCATCCTAACAAAAGGGTGAACCTCTGGGCCTCTAAATTTTCCAAGCAAGGTGATGTATGATATTAAAGGACAATCCTATATTGAGAGAGCACAGATTTCCACGAAACTGGCTCCAGAGgctgctgttctgtgtcttagggtgctttcacacctgtagttcggttcatttggtctggaccaagtggggaaaaaaatgatacactgttgcattttagttctggtccggttcatgttcaaactgcagttttacaaacaaaccagagaagtaaccatgacATTACACAGCTTTggcgattgtcatcctgcatcatcagatAACCCTATATAAAATGATTTGCATAAACATAGcggcttatacagatcaattataagatcgctGAACGCACCAGAGTTCGTTTGAAAGCATACCGAGACCTCCTTGAAGAGGTGGCACGCTTGTTTGGTCTGCTTTTggtgctgcattcacacctgcccaaacaAACCACACTAAGGGGCAAAACGAACTCTAGTGCGATTCAACCGAACTAAATGAGGCAGTTGTGAAAGCACCCTTACCTCATCTTTTGTGTTCCCTATGATGAGGAAAAGGAGATTCAGggacaaactgaaatatcataTTTCCCTTCTGCTGTATCTGTTTGCTCAGTTGCTGTCACCATCCAACATTCATGCACGTTTCTCAACCCTTATCTGGCTGGAAGAGCTGCATGCAGAAAAGGAACTGAGAGAATTCACAATCTATGGGGCCCTTCTCCGGAAAGGAGCGGCCTATCTGCACCTAGAGGTTCTTGGGTTGGCCGAAGGCAGACCCAGTCTCAATATAGGTGAGGAGGCCTTAAGTGTTGTCTTATCATTGTTGAGTTATTGCAAAGGTTCATGTGAGTTTTTTGCTCAACACAAGAAGATGTTTGACAAGTTTGCTTTGCAGGTGACAGAATACTATTGAAGAAACCACAATGTAACGAGGTGGTAATGGAGTACGTTGGTTATGTCGCAGAGGTACCAAGATATTTCATAGTGTGAAGCATCTTTTATGTTCTGCATAATCAAACATAGATGGTCTTTAAATTCAGATTTAATCTAATGCTCAGTTTTGACTCACAGATCAATGATGAGGATGTGAGTTTGAGAGTAAACTCAGACTTTCAGCGCAGCTACCTTGGCGAGCCACTTGATGTTGAGTTCTCTTACAACAGGttagaaaagtgtttttttcatttcatcaacGCAATGCATTTATATTTCACCTTGAAATAATGCGTCCTAGTTGTAATACAAGCATTTTGACTACTTGCATTATCAGATTGACCATGAGGCGATGTCACAACGCACTTGAACAGACAAAACAGTTTGGAGAGAGTAAGTTGAGGTTTTATTGGAATTGCCTTTACAGTGTGTGCTTCCTGGTATTTTGAAGAATACCCACAGCCACATACAATACGTAAAGTTTTTGAGGAAGAAAAATGTTCCACTGCAACTCCCAAGCCATTGTCTCATCAAAGCCGTTCTCACATAGTTTGTTGTACTACAAAAggattagggctgtccccgactaaggatttacatagtcgaatcagaatcgtcaagtcttGTTGATATTCGAatcatgtgtgtctttgtacaCAGCGATTGCCGGGGGGGGGGTTAACGCATAGTGGCTCCGCTTTGATC
Proteins encoded:
- the mov10l1 gene encoding RNA helicase Mov10l1 isoform X4, with product MLTAVRCVLSKLVSPLWRTVVADVEDVFAGTTGMEDIRHLRGSVVSQLCLDYGMIDDAIYFTSAEVLGGVPLKEGDLVNCIAVRDSAQGGWKAVRVEKSADAWEDGGRTSLEADSVQLRPLIGTVTSLNGDGGYINQTTYFPRCSLWEGYEPMKGDWVQAKYYINPTQWTTQAHSVAPLRYCRLDQVRVTSMYGNNGVVEDSVFFSLDSLLLPSHYQPLPGDMVNLVMVESSQSLYCWRALCMAPCLQSMNLSATALPEAKLQNILENKGGLDITDYGQFGDLMIGEKRELVIWIQNKSSETHRLTCCDFSGWDSKEQFTLVSVKGSTSLRQKRQSLQENCSESENGSESSEKQVSDVKEVDKENGEVLNETVHFPGVRREEREVDIPPGERLSVAVACQAKSLGSCAELLLLHFSSFTIGRRLEVTVGSEEENLLQPSGPYSPSDARLVSTMPAHVITVSAPKDAPRLIKRRLPCFLPNYPVPQALRDCVEAQSDVLVVQPCLGELLSPSNIHARFSTLIWLEELHAEKELREFTIYGALLRKGAAYLHLEVLGLAEGRPSLNIGDRILLKKPQCNEVVMEYVGYVAEINDEDVSLRVNSDFQRSYLGEPLDVEFSYNRLTMRRCHNALEQTKQFGEILFPSRVTVQTPQWTGKWIDDPGQNKTTEVNEAPAMGNGQLSSISINMKSRATQTKDGTLPSKPIPSKGHFFNPVLNPPQREAVKRILSGECRPIPYVLFGPPGTGKTITLIEAILQVYHFLPSSRVLVCTPSNSAADLICIRLHDSGFLHAASLARVNASCRQDESIPEVLRLYSKAGEDIRHASFHRIVVSTCSSAGLFYNTGLQVGHFTHLFLDEAGQATEPESLIPMSLVSERDGQIVLAGDPCQLGPVVKSKLAAAFGLGVSLLERLMANPLYSRQDWGYNPKLVTKLIYNYRSHEALLTLPSKLFYQGELYFKAPRAIVDSLCQWKTLPKKGFPLLLHGVRGTEMREGNNPSWFNPVEAVQVMLYCCQLAKKLYNPVNASDIGIIAPYKKQCEKIRVLLGKVGLSDVKVGSVEEFQGQEFLVIIMSTVRSNESVESDDLQSALGFLANPKRFNVAVTRPKALLLIVGNPHILVRDPCFRALLQYCFINGAYVGCDPPPCLRDIEIVAEEKA
- the mov10l1 gene encoding RNA helicase Mov10l1 isoform X5, producing MLTAVRCVLSKLVSPLWRTVVADVEDVFAGTTGMEDIRHLRGSVVSQLCLDYGMIDDAIYFTSAEVLGGVPLKEGDLVNCIAVRDSAQGGWKAVRVEKSADAWEDGGRTSLEADSVQLRPLIGTVTSLNGDGGYINQTTYFPRCSLWEGYEPMKGDWVQAKYYINPTQWTTQAHSVAPLRYCRLDQVRVTSMYGNNGVVEDSVFFSLDSLLLPSHYQPLPGDMVNLVMVESSQSLYCWRALCMAPCLQSMNLSATALPEAKLQNILENKGGLDITDYGQFGDLMIGEKRELVIWIQNKSSETHRLTCCDFSGWDSKEQFTLVSVKGSTSLRQKRQSLQENCSESENGSESSEKQVSDVKEVDKENGEVLNETVHFPGVRREEREVDIPPGERLSVAVACQAKSLGSCAELLLLHFSSFTIGRRLEVTVGSEEENLLQPSGPYSPSDARLVSTMPAHVITVSAPKDAPRLIKRRLPCFLPNYPVPQALRDCVEAQSDVLVVQPCLGELLSPSNIHARFSTLIWLEELHAEKELREFTIYGALLRKGAAYLHLEVLGLAEGRPSLNIGDRILLKKPQCNEVVMEYVGYVAEINDEDVSLRVNSDFQRSYLGEPLDVEFSYNRLTMRRCHNALEQTKQFGEILFPSRVTVQTPQWTGKWIDDPGQNKTTEAPAMGNGQLSSISINMKSRATQTKDGTLPSKPIPSKGHFFNPVLNPPQREAVKRILSGECRPIPYVLFGPPGTGKTITLIEAILQVYHFLPSSRVLVCTPSNSAADLICIRLHDSGFLHAASLARVNASCRQDESIPEVLRLYSKAGEDIRHASFHRIVVSTCSSAGLFYNTGLQVGHFTHLFLDEAGQATEPESLIPMSLVSERDGQIVLAGDPCQLGPVVKSKLAAAFGLGVSLLERLMANPLYSRQDWGYNPKLVTKLIYNYRSHEALLTLPSKLFYQGELYFKAPRAIVDSLCQWKTLPKKGFPLLLHGVRGTEMREGNNPSWFNPVEAVQVMLYCCQLAKKLYNPVNASDIGIIAPYKKQCEKIRVLLGKVGLSDVKVGSVEEFQGQEFLVIIMSTVRSNESVESDDLQSALGFLANPKRFNVAVTRPKALLLIVGNPHILVRDPCFRALLQYCFINGAYVGCDPPPCLRDIEIVAEEKA